The segment CGGGGATGTAGACGAGGCCCACCTCACCCGGCCCGTCGGTGGGCTCGAGGATGACCGCGGTGGAGGTGTCGGTGAAGGAGACCTCGGGGTTGCTCCGCACCTCGGCGAGCGGTCCGGCCTCCGCCTGCATGACTCCGACCTGGCTCCAGACGACGAGCCCGCCGACGGCGAGCAGAAGAAGCGCACCGAGCGACCCGAGCACCCACGCCAGCACACGCCGCCAGCGGCGTCGGCGGGGCGCCGGTGGCGTGACCGCTTCGGGAGACCCGTCGTGAGATCCGGATGACACGTGGTGAGCGTACCGCCGTGCCTGCCCGAAACCGCGCGCCGCCGGCCTCAGCCCGCGAGCGTCGCCTGACGGGCCGCGACCGCGTCTCGCACCCGCGGGTACAGCGGATGCCCCTCCTCGAGCCCCGTCACGGCGGCGGTCACCGCATCGGCGTCCTGCTCCTGCAGCATGGCCTGCAACTCGACGGCCTGCGGATCATCGGGGTCGTCGAACGTGAGCGCCGCCTCCATCGCCGCAACGAGCGCGTCGACGGGCAGCCCGCGTTCGGCGGCCTCCGCCGCCGGCCCGACGAACCGCTCGTTGCGCGACAGCTTCCGCAGCGGCTGCCGCGCCACGCGGCGCACGTGATCGGGCAGGGCGGGGTTGGCGAAGCGGGCCAGGATCGTTGCGCGGTACTCCGCCAGTTCCTCGGGGGAGAACTCGTGCTTGGCGATGAGCACCGCCGAGGTCTCCTCCAGCGTCGCCGCGACCGCCGAGGCGATCGAGGGGTCTGCCAGCGCGTCGGCGATCCGCTCGACCCCGGCACGCGCGCCGAAGTACGCCGTCGCGGCATGCCCGGTGTTCACGGTGAACAGCTTCCGCTCGATGTACGGCGCCAGGTCGTCGACGAAGTGCGCACCCGGGATCGTGGGCGGGTGGTCGCCGAAGGGGTGTCGCTCGATGGCCCACTCGAAGAACGGCTCGACCGTGACATCCACCCCCGCGTCCGCGGGCTGTTCGGGCACGATGCGGTCGACGGCGGTGTTGGCGAACACCGCGCGCGTCTCCAGCGCCCCCCATGCCTCGCCCGCGGCCTCGACCATCTCCTCGCGCAGCAGGTCGGTGGCGTTGATGGCGTTCTCGCACGCCATGATCTGCAGCGGCGGCGAGGAGGGGTCGCGCAGCGCCAGCCCCGCGACCAGGTGGGGCGCGACGAAGCGGAGGATCGTCGGCCCGACTGCCGTGGTCACCACGTTCGCGC is part of the Microbacterium sp. ET2 genome and harbors:
- a CDS encoding mannitol-1-phosphate 5-dehydrogenase, producing the protein MKAVHFGAGNIGRGFVGLLLHEGGYEVVFPDVAGPLVDAINAVSEYTVHEVGEGGRDHVVTGFRAINSAEHPDEVIEEVAGANVVTTAVGPTILRFVAPHLVAGLALRDPSSPPLQIMACENAINATDLLREEMVEAAGEAWGALETRAVFANTAVDRIVPEQPADAGVDVTVEPFFEWAIERHPFGDHPPTIPGAHFVDDLAPYIERKLFTVNTGHAATAYFGARAGVERIADALADPSIASAVAATLEETSAVLIAKHEFSPEELAEYRATILARFANPALPDHVRRVARQPLRKLSRNERFVGPAAEAAERGLPVDALVAAMEAALTFDDPDDPQAVELQAMLQEQDADAVTAAVTGLEEGHPLYPRVRDAVAARQATLAG